The DNA region GTGCGTCTGGTTCGCGGCTGCCGATTCCTGGAAGTCGACGAGTTCTTCTCCGTGCGCCTGTGCCCATTCCGTCAGCATCGCTATCGGTTCCTGGAGCGTCCGGCCGAGCGGGGTCAGGCTGTACTCCACCCGTGGGGGCGCTTCGGCGTAGCGCTGCCGGTCGATGAGGCCGTTGCCCTGCAGGCGACGGAGAGTCTGGGTCAGCACTTTTCGGGAGATCCCCCCGGACAGAGCGACCAGTTCGCTGTGTCGTTTGGGACCGTCTTGGAGCGCGTACAGGGTGACTACCGACCACTTGTTCGCGATGACTTCGAGTGCGGTTCGTGCCGGACAGTCCGACATGAACATGATTCCTGCAGGGGCACTCACGATCCGAAGGTTACCAAAAGGTACCTATCGGATTCCTAGCGTTGCCATCATGCACATCGCAGCCCTGATCCTGTCCGTCCTGCTCGCTGTGGCGATGCTCCAGTCCGGCGTGATGAAGTTCGTTCGCCCACCGTGGATCCGCGAATTCGCCGAAGCGGTCCACCTCACCACATCCCAGCTCACCGCACTCGGGAGCCTGCAGATCGCCGCGACAGCCGGTCTCATCTCGGGCATCTGGTTCCCGCCCTTCGCGATCGCCGCCGCGATCGGGCTCGTGCTCTACTTCGGCGGCGCGATCGTCGCCCACCTCCGCAGCGGCGACCGAAACATGCTGGGAGCCACGGTCTTCCTCGCATTCTCGATCGCGACGTCAGTCGTGCTCGTTCTCGATATTCCCCCCGCCTGAGCCTGCCGCGATATACCACCCCATCCGCAGACTCGTCGACGGCCATGGAGTAGATCAGCGGTAGATCACTGACGGAGAGATAGAAGGCCGCGACCTAGCCGGTGCACTTGGTGACGATGACGTGGGGTGTCATTCCGGGTGTGCCCGCAACACTTCCCGTCGCCGGTTGCGGCGTGAAAAGAACGGGATCCTTGATCTTGATGTTGGCGATCGCGTTCTGCTCGGCCTCGGCGGGTGTTGCGCCAACACCGCCCGCGACGGTCGTTTCGCCGTCACCTCCCACGACCGAGGCACATCCGTCAGACCAGCTGATGATCACCTGACATGAGCCCCCACCGCACTCGCGCAGTGCGGCATTCTCGGCAGCCGATTGATTCGGATAGTTCCAGGTCGCACCCCACGAGGCGCGCGGATTTCCATTGATCTTCGTATCGACAGCGATGGAGCCATGCAGCGACCCGGACGCACCGGCAAGCGGCGCACCGGCCGAAAGGAACGCGACCCCCACCGCCGCGAACGCAGCGGTCTTCCACGAAACAGACACCGTCAATTCTCCCCTTGGACAACAGCTTCCGAAACAGAGCCGACAAGCGCACCGGGCCGGCTAACGCACTATTCTGCCGCATCCCGCGCGGTCCAAGGCGGCCGGCGCGACCTAGCTGTATTGACCGGAGACGTTGATCGAGTGCCTCACTCACCTTGGCCATTCACGGGTCTTGCTGTCGCTGGGGGGATGCCGATCTCGTCAATGTCATGGCCGCTGCAGGCAATCTTGGTTGCACTGGCGTGCTCGATACGGGACACGAGGAACCACCGCATATCGCTGCGTAGCCTGCACCACCCGATCAGGTACCAATGGCCGTTCGTGGAGCCGAACATCACCGGTTCGACGTCGCGGGTGGTCTTGCTGCCGTCACCCGAGGTGTAGCGGATACGCACCACCCGTTGCTCGGCCATCGCTTCCTCCAATGCTGACTTGATCGCGCGCGGAGCAGGAGGAGCGTTCACCCAGACGCGACTGGCCAGCTCATCGGCCTTCGTCCGGGTCCGTGGATCGAGTACGTCCATAATCTTCCGAACGCCGGCCAAGGCGAGATCGGCGTAGGGGGCATCGGGTGCAGCAGAGAC from Nocardia tengchongensis includes:
- a CDS encoding DUF4189 domain-containing protein, whose protein sequence is MSVSWKTAAFAAVGVAFLSAGAPLAGASGSLHGSIAVDTKINGNPRASWGATWNYPNQSAAENAALRECGGGSCQVIISWSDGCASVVGGDGETTVAGGVGATPAEAEQNAIANIKIKDPVLFTPQPATGSVAGTPGMTPHVIVTKCTG
- a CDS encoding DoxX family protein; translation: MHIAALILSVLLAVAMLQSGVMKFVRPPWIREFAEAVHLTTSQLTALGSLQIAATAGLISGIWFPPFAIAAAIGLVLYFGGAIVAHLRSGDRNMLGATVFLAFSIATSVVLVLDIPPA
- a CDS encoding YafY family protein, which gives rise to MKRAERLHALSEMLRRSGPRGCTAERLAKEFGVSVRTVKRDLTALENSGAPIWSRPGPGGGYGLVARGTLPPVSLTPVQAVALLAAVSAAPDAPYADLALAGVRKIMDVLDPRTRTKADELASRVWVNAPPAPRAIKSALEEAMAEQRVVRIRYTSGDGSKTTRDVEPVMFGSTNGHWYLIGWCRLRSDMRWFLVSRIEHASATKIACSGHDIDEIGIPPATARPVNGQGE
- a CDS encoding helix-turn-helix domain-containing protein, which translates into the protein MSAPAGIMFMSDCPARTALEVIANKWSVVTLYALQDGPKRHSELVALSGGISRKVLTQTLRRLQGNGLIDRQRYAEAPPRVEYSLTPLGRTLQEPIAMLTEWAQAHGEELVDFQESAAANQTH